In the Streptomyces sp. NBC_00525 genome, one interval contains:
- a CDS encoding cobalamin B12-binding domain-containing protein encodes MKILLSGTASDSHTWNLVYLGLFLEERGHDVVALGPCVSPRLLTAACRRHAPDAVVLSSVNGHGHRDALAAVRALRAEPELAALPVAVGGKLGTAGGSGEAEADRLRAAGCDAVLGDGAADLEALCVFLAAHRVVA; translated from the coding sequence ATGAAGATACTCCTGAGCGGAACCGCTTCGGACTCCCACACCTGGAATCTCGTCTATCTCGGGCTGTTCCTGGAGGAGCGGGGGCACGACGTCGTCGCGCTGGGCCCCTGTGTGAGTCCCCGGCTGCTCACGGCCGCCTGTCGCCGGCATGCCCCCGACGCGGTCGTGCTCAGCAGCGTCAACGGCCACGGCCACCGCGACGCCCTCGCCGCCGTGCGCGCGCTGCGCGCCGAACCGGAGCTGGCCGCGCTGCCGGTGGCGGTCGGCGGCAAGCTGGGCACCGCCGGCGGCTCCGGCGAGGCGGAGGCGGACCGGCTGCGCGCGGCGGGCTGCGACGCCGTCCTGGGCGACGGGGCCGCCGACCTGGAGGCCCTGTGCGTCTTCCTCGCCGCGCACCGGGTGGTGGCATGA
- a CDS encoding MbtH family protein, with protein MSDIVNPFDDAEGSFHVVVNDEGQHSLWPAFADIPAGWNSVWGAGDRAAALEYITANWTDIRPRSLVEQYA; from the coding sequence ATGAGCGACATCGTGAACCCTTTCGACGACGCCGAGGGCTCCTTCCACGTCGTGGTGAACGACGAGGGCCAGCATTCCCTCTGGCCGGCCTTCGCCGACATCCCGGCGGGCTGGAACAGCGTCTGGGGGGCCGGTGACCGGGCAGCCGCCCTGGAGTACATCACCGCGAACTGGACCGACATCCGCCCCCGCAGCCTGGTCGAGCAGTACGCCTGA
- a CDS encoding amino acid adenylation domain-containing protein: MPPIRTEDLLDGGPSPAPAPPVLDLIAQQARTRPEAVALVHDTVRLTYAQLADAVADRARALAAEGAGPGRLVALHRPRGVDAVVGLLAVLSTGAAYLPLDIQAPDARNAAILAAGCGDPAPTPAEVAAAGELVLPGPGAPEDAAYVIFTSGSTGTPNGVVVAHDSLAHFAAGAVPAYGIGPDSRVLQFSPLHFDASVQEVFATLGAGGTLVLRTDDMLDVRDLLAGCARHGITLLDLPAAYWHELVHVLTTGAVRLPDCLETVIIYGEAALPERVAQWRELTGERVRLLNAYGPTETTVVATVADLTRHGAGPVPIGRPLPGVRAAVVAGELWLLGGGLSRGYLGNPELNARRFTELDGERAYRTGDLVTIGADRQILYHGRLDDEVKIGGQRIDPAAVDSVLSAHPKVREAAVVAQRDADGVKRLVAFVVTEGGVGAEELRALVRERMPAAAVPASVGIVAALPRTSSGKINRKVLRTTDPRLCVVHEEPLPAEDRVPLSHAQRRLWLLDQLDGPSCAYNMPIVLELDGIPDRTALAAAVHDLVERHEVLRTVFLAPEDEPYQHVLAASVVRARTVECPAAELRGRVAGFVSESFDLSRELPLRVALFVPEDGAGDGPAAVLAVLLHHVAGDGWSLAPLMNDLATAYAARLAGRAPEQEPLPVQYADYTLWQHDVLGSPDDPDAAVSRGLAHWRAALDGLPAVTDLPLDRPRPAVPDHRGGLVTARLEPAAHTRLVRLADAHGASMLMVLQAALALALRAAGCGERVAVGTPVAGRDDEALGALVGFFVNTLVLPADTSGDPAFGELLERVRDTSLAAYAHQGVPFDLLVERLNPPRTPGVHPLFQTMLTLRTAAPDDAPFAFGGLTGRFRADGPATTKFDLTAACVEHRGADGTPAGLELGLEYARDVLDEGTVRLLLGALERALRTAAERPGTPVTDTELLGADDRWSLAARRTRVAALRAQRAAEAAAAARTDGAPEAEYVDTLRAMFAEILGLDEVGPDDGFFTIGGHSMSGVRLANRMRARLNVDVHVRDLLLAPTPAALARRIAVARPVSEGAGPALTRRMERPDRLPLSRAQRRLWFIDTLEGPSASYNIPLVLRPRQPLDAGVLASALADVAARHEVLRTRYRSVDGEPHQEILAGVRPVLDVRTVPAGQFRAAVAAAAGHVFDLAEEIPLRAALLTPDDGGGQLLVLLVHHIAADGWSTGPLLADLATAYTARAEGRAPEQEPLPVQYADYTLWQRELLDGPGAQDHLAFWERALDGAPPVLELPAARPRPAEATHRGGHAPLTVDAATHEALEELARRHGATLFMVVQAALAAVLTRHGAGTDLPLATMTAGRDDEALSDLVGFFVNTLVLRTDTSGDPAFTELLERVRDTDLAAYAHQRLPFDRIVEHLNPARSTAHHPLTQYVVQLHHDYTDTGTDTGTGTPLLRPEPAPLEELSTKFDLTLALWERKDEEGRPAGLAGGLEYATDLFGAGTAALLAAHIGRLLRTVAADAGTRIGAVDLLTADERFRLVHEYNDTATPTRDRASVHELIARRGVLTPDRPALITDAETVGYGELDARAGALAARLRAAGVRRGDSVGVLLERGVPLVVTALAVLKCGAAYVPLDPALPAARIALMVEDAGLRLVATDTAHTGTLPGEVSVPLLPVDAPAGDTVPAPFEAVPVAGDDLMYVMFTSGSTGRPKGVGVTHRNVTELAVDRDVLAGGPRRMLVHSATGFDASVFEMWVPLINGGSLVIVPGDGTDLAETGRAVRNHGVTAAYFTVGLFHVMADEALDTLRLLREVWTGGDVASPAAVQRVLTHCPDTVLVHSYGPTETTFASHNQWLTGGRGSLGAAGLHLGRPMDNTRSHVLDGALRPVPPGVPGELYIAGTHVARGYTGRPDLTAERFVPDPFEADGSRMYRTGDRVVWTPDGELRFLGRADGQVKLRGVRIEPGEVEHALAAHPEVGQALAVVREDRPGERSLVGYAVPRAGRTVTGAELLALARTALPAHLVPSAVVVLDALPLTVNGKPDRRALPAPDRPAAAHRAPRNAREEVLCGLFAEILGVPKVGLDDNFFTLGGHSLLGVRLVSRVRSVLGVDRGVRDLFRAPTPAGLLGAQDPDGTAGAMGVLLPLNVRGSRRPLFCVHPGTGVGWSYAGLARHLGDDQPLYALQARALSEPGHRPRTVEEMADDYLERIRQVQPWGPYRLLGWSFGGIVAHTMAVRLRAAGQRVELLALMDVHQTGPGSVSVLPPEELESAVPLGEEELPAAVERVRREDPVLGGFSVGEIRAVLRASETHATLMSRHVPGVADTGAVFFTARRPGEPEGALAATWNPFLTGTAENHTVECGHLRMTEEEPLAHIGKVIAEKLSALQEETLRENETRSYS, from the coding sequence ATGCCCCCCATCAGAACGGAAGACCTGCTCGACGGCGGCCCCTCTCCCGCGCCCGCCCCGCCGGTGCTCGATCTCATCGCCCAGCAGGCGCGCACCCGGCCCGAGGCCGTGGCCCTGGTCCATGACACCGTCCGGCTCACCTACGCGCAGCTCGCCGACGCCGTGGCGGACCGGGCGCGGGCGCTGGCCGCCGAGGGCGCGGGCCCCGGCCGGCTGGTCGCGCTGCACCGGCCGCGCGGCGTCGACGCCGTCGTCGGCCTGCTCGCCGTCCTCAGCACCGGCGCCGCCTATCTGCCGCTCGACATCCAGGCCCCCGACGCCCGCAACGCGGCCATTCTGGCGGCCGGCTGCGGAGACCCCGCGCCGACGCCCGCCGAGGTGGCCGCCGCCGGTGAGCTGGTCCTGCCGGGGCCCGGCGCACCGGAGGACGCCGCGTATGTGATCTTCACGTCCGGGTCGACCGGTACGCCCAACGGGGTCGTCGTGGCCCACGACTCGCTCGCGCACTTCGCCGCGGGCGCCGTGCCCGCGTACGGCATCGGGCCGGACTCCCGGGTCCTGCAGTTCTCGCCGCTGCACTTCGACGCCAGCGTGCAGGAGGTGTTCGCGACCCTGGGGGCGGGCGGCACCCTGGTGCTGCGTACCGACGACATGCTGGACGTACGCGATCTGCTCGCCGGCTGCGCCCGCCACGGGATCACCCTGCTCGACCTGCCGGCCGCGTACTGGCACGAGCTGGTGCATGTGCTGACCACCGGCGCGGTGCGGCTGCCGGACTGCCTGGAGACGGTGATCATCTACGGCGAGGCCGCGCTGCCGGAGCGGGTCGCCCAGTGGCGGGAGCTGACCGGTGAACGGGTGCGGCTGCTGAACGCGTACGGGCCCACCGAGACCACGGTGGTCGCCACCGTCGCCGACCTGACCCGCCACGGTGCGGGGCCGGTGCCGATCGGGCGTCCGCTGCCCGGCGTCCGGGCCGCCGTCGTCGCCGGTGAACTCTGGCTGCTCGGCGGCGGGTTGTCGCGCGGCTACCTGGGCAACCCGGAGCTGAACGCCCGCCGTTTCACCGAGCTGGACGGGGAGCGCGCCTACCGCACCGGGGACCTCGTCACGATCGGCGCGGACCGGCAGATCCTGTACCACGGGCGCCTCGACGACGAGGTGAAGATCGGCGGGCAGCGCATCGACCCGGCCGCCGTGGACTCCGTCCTCTCGGCGCATCCCAAGGTCCGGGAGGCGGCCGTCGTCGCCCAGCGGGACGCGGACGGGGTGAAGCGGCTCGTCGCCTTCGTCGTCACCGAGGGCGGCGTCGGGGCCGAGGAGCTGCGCGCCCTGGTGCGTGAGCGGATGCCCGCCGCCGCCGTACCGGCCTCCGTGGGCATCGTCGCCGCGCTGCCGCGTACCAGTTCGGGCAAGATCAACCGCAAGGTGCTGCGGACCACGGACCCCCGGCTCTGCGTCGTCCACGAGGAGCCGCTGCCCGCCGAGGACCGGGTGCCGCTGTCGCACGCGCAGCGCCGGCTCTGGCTGCTCGACCAGCTCGACGGCCCGTCGTGCGCGTACAACATGCCGATCGTGCTGGAGCTGGACGGGATACCCGACCGTACGGCGCTGGCGGCGGCCGTGCACGATCTGGTGGAGCGCCACGAGGTGCTGCGCACGGTGTTCCTCGCCCCGGAGGACGAGCCGTATCAGCATGTGCTCGCCGCGTCCGTGGTCCGTGCCCGCACGGTGGAGTGCCCGGCGGCCGAACTGCGCGGCCGGGTCGCCGGTTTCGTCTCCGAGTCCTTCGACCTGTCGCGGGAACTGCCGTTGCGGGTCGCGCTGTTCGTACCGGAGGACGGGGCCGGGGACGGGCCCGCGGCGGTGCTGGCCGTGCTCCTGCACCATGTCGCGGGTGACGGCTGGTCGCTGGCGCCGCTGATGAACGACCTGGCGACCGCCTACGCGGCCCGGCTGGCGGGCCGCGCGCCCGAACAGGAGCCGCTTCCCGTCCAGTACGCCGACTACACCCTCTGGCAGCACGACGTCCTCGGTTCGCCCGACGACCCGGACGCGGCCGTCTCGCGCGGGCTCGCCCACTGGCGGGCCGCGCTCGACGGGCTGCCCGCCGTCACCGATCTGCCGCTGGACCGGCCCCGGCCCGCCGTGCCGGACCACCGGGGCGGCCTGGTCACCGCCCGGCTCGAACCGGCCGCGCACACCCGGCTCGTCCGGCTGGCCGACGCGCACGGCGCGAGCATGCTGATGGTCCTGCAGGCCGCGCTCGCCCTCGCCCTGCGCGCGGCGGGGTGCGGGGAGCGGGTCGCCGTGGGCACACCGGTCGCGGGCCGCGACGACGAGGCGCTCGGGGCGCTGGTGGGCTTCTTCGTCAACACGCTGGTCCTGCCGGCCGATACCTCGGGCGATCCGGCGTTCGGCGAGCTGCTGGAGCGGGTACGCGACACGAGCCTGGCCGCCTACGCGCACCAGGGCGTCCCGTTCGACCTGCTGGTCGAGCGGCTGAACCCGCCGCGCACACCGGGCGTGCACCCGCTCTTCCAGACGATGCTGACCCTGCGCACCGCCGCGCCGGACGACGCGCCGTTCGCGTTCGGCGGGCTGACCGGCCGCTTCCGGGCGGACGGCCCCGCGACCACCAAGTTCGACCTGACCGCCGCGTGCGTGGAGCACCGCGGCGCCGACGGCACGCCCGCCGGCCTGGAACTCGGCCTGGAGTACGCCCGCGACGTCCTGGACGAGGGCACCGTCCGCCTCCTCCTGGGCGCCCTGGAACGGGCCCTGCGTACGGCGGCCGAGCGCCCCGGAACGCCCGTCACCGATACGGAGCTGCTCGGCGCCGACGACCGCTGGTCCCTGGCCGCCCGCCGGACCCGGGTCGCCGCGCTCCGCGCACAGCGGGCCGCCGAGGCCGCGGCCGCCGCGCGGACGGACGGGGCACCGGAGGCGGAGTACGTGGACACGCTGCGGGCGATGTTCGCGGAGATCCTGGGTCTGGACGAGGTCGGCCCGGACGACGGGTTCTTCACCATCGGCGGCCACTCCATGAGCGGGGTGCGGCTCGCCAACCGGATGCGCGCCCGTCTGAACGTCGACGTCCATGTACGGGATCTGCTGCTGGCGCCGACCCCGGCCGCCCTGGCCCGGCGTATCGCCGTCGCCCGGCCGGTCTCCGAAGGGGCGGGGCCGGCCCTGACCCGGCGCATGGAGCGTCCGGACCGGCTGCCGCTGTCGCGTGCCCAGCGCCGGCTCTGGTTCATCGACACGCTGGAGGGGCCCAGCGCCTCGTACAACATTCCGCTGGTGCTGCGCCCGCGGCAGCCGCTGGACGCCGGAGTCCTGGCCTCGGCGCTGGCCGATGTGGCCGCGCGGCACGAGGTGCTGCGCACCCGCTACCGGTCGGTCGACGGGGAGCCGCACCAGGAGATCCTGGCCGGCGTGCGGCCCGTGCTCGATGTGCGTACGGTGCCGGCCGGACAGTTCCGGGCCGCCGTCGCGGCCGCGGCCGGGCATGTGTTCGACCTCGCCGAGGAGATACCGCTGCGGGCCGCGCTCCTGACCCCGGACGACGGCGGCGGGCAGCTGCTGGTGCTGCTGGTGCACCACATCGCCGCCGACGGCTGGTCCACCGGGCCGCTGCTCGCGGACCTGGCCACCGCGTACACCGCCCGCGCCGAGGGCCGCGCGCCCGAGCAGGAGCCGCTTCCCGTCCAGTACGCCGACTACACCCTGTGGCAGCGGGAACTCCTGGACGGGCCCGGCGCGCAGGACCACCTCGCCTTCTGGGAACGCGCGCTCGACGGCGCGCCGCCCGTCCTGGAACTGCCCGCCGCCCGGCCGCGTCCGGCGGAGGCGACCCACCGGGGCGGCCACGCGCCGCTGACCGTGGACGCCGCCACGCACGAGGCCCTGGAGGAGCTGGCCCGGCGCCACGGCGCGACGCTGTTCATGGTGGTGCAGGCCGCCCTCGCGGCGGTCCTCACCCGGCACGGCGCCGGCACCGATCTGCCGCTGGCCACGATGACGGCCGGGCGGGACGACGAGGCGCTGAGCGATCTGGTCGGCTTCTTCGTCAACACGCTCGTCCTGCGCACCGACACCTCGGGCGATCCCGCGTTCACCGAGCTGCTGGAGCGGGTACGCGACACCGACCTGGCCGCCTACGCCCATCAGCGGCTGCCGTTCGACCGGATCGTGGAGCATCTCAACCCGGCCCGCTCCACCGCCCACCACCCGCTCACCCAGTACGTCGTACAGCTCCACCACGACTACACGGACACCGGAACCGACACCGGCACCGGGACCCCGCTGCTGCGGCCCGAGCCGGCGCCGCTGGAGGAGCTGTCCACCAAGTTCGACCTGACGCTCGCGCTGTGGGAGCGCAAGGACGAGGAGGGCCGGCCGGCCGGTCTCGCGGGCGGCCTCGAATACGCCACGGACCTGTTCGGCGCCGGCACGGCCGCGCTGCTCGCCGCGCACATCGGGCGGCTGCTGCGCACCGTCGCCGCCGACGCCGGGACGCGGATCGGCGCGGTGGACCTGCTCACCGCCGATGAGCGGTTCCGGCTGGTCCACGAGTACAACGACACCGCGACGCCGACCCGCGACCGGGCCTCGGTGCACGAGCTGATCGCCCGCCGGGGCGTGCTCACGCCGGACCGCCCCGCCCTGATCACCGACGCGGAGACGGTCGGCTACGGCGAACTGGACGCCCGCGCCGGCGCGCTGGCCGCCCGGCTGCGCGCGGCCGGGGTGCGCCGGGGCGACAGTGTGGGGGTGCTCCTCGAACGCGGGGTGCCGCTGGTGGTGACCGCGCTCGCCGTCCTCAAGTGCGGCGCCGCCTACGTCCCGCTGGACCCGGCCCTGCCGGCGGCGCGGATCGCGCTCATGGTCGAGGACGCCGGCCTCCGCCTCGTCGCGACCGACACCGCGCACACGGGCACGCTGCCCGGCGAGGTCTCCGTACCGCTGCTGCCGGTCGACGCACCGGCCGGGGACACCGTACCGGCGCCGTTCGAGGCCGTACCGGTGGCCGGGGACGACCTGATGTACGTGATGTTCACCTCCGGCTCGACGGGCCGCCCCAAGGGCGTCGGAGTCACCCATCGCAACGTCACCGAACTCGCCGTCGACCGCGACGTCCTGGCGGGCGGCCCTCGGCGGATGCTGGTGCACTCCGCGACCGGGTTCGACGCCTCGGTCTTCGAGATGTGGGTGCCGCTGATCAACGGCGGCAGTCTGGTGATCGTGCCGGGCGACGGCACCGACCTCGCGGAGACCGGGCGTGCCGTCCGGAACCACGGCGTCACCGCCGCCTACTTCACCGTGGGTCTGTTCCATGTGATGGCCGACGAGGCGCTGGACACGCTGCGGCTGCTGCGCGAGGTGTGGACGGGCGGCGACGTCGCGTCACCGGCCGCCGTGCAGCGGGTGCTGACGCACTGTCCGGACACCGTCCTGGTGCATTCCTACGGGCCCACCGAGACGACGTTCGCCTCGCACAACCAGTGGCTCACCGGCGGCCGGGGCTCGCTCGGCGCGGCCGGGCTGCATCTGGGCCGGCCGATGGACAACACCCGCAGCCACGTCCTGGACGGCGCGCTGCGGCCCGTGCCGCCGGGGGTGCCCGGCGAGCTGTACATCGCCGGTACGCATGTGGCGCGCGGCTACACCGGGCGCCCCGACCTGACCGCCGAACGCTTTGTGCCCGACCCGTTCGAGGCGGACGGCAGCCGGATGTACCGCACCGGCGACCGGGTGGTGTGGACGCCGGACGGCGAACTGCGGTTCCTGGGCCGGGCGGACGGCCAGGTCAAGCTGCGCGGGGTACGGATCGAGCCCGGCGAGGTCGAGCACGCGCTCGCCGCCCATCCGGAGGTCGGCCAGGCGCTCGCCGTGGTCCGCGAGGACCGGCCGGGCGAACGGAGCCTCGTCGGCTACGCGGTGCCGCGCGCCGGCCGCACCGTCACCGGGGCGGAGCTGCTGGCCCTGGCCCGTACCGCGCTGCCCGCCCATCTGGTGCCCTCGGCGGTCGTGGTCCTGGACGCCCTGCCGCTGACGGTCAACGGCAAGCCGGACCGCCGGGCGCTGCCCGCGCCGGACCGGCCGGCCGCCGCGCACCGCGCGCCGCGCAACGCACGCGAGGAGGTGCTGTGCGGGCTGTTCGCCGAGATCCTGGGCGTGCCGAAGGTCGGCCTCGACGACAACTTCTTCACCCTGGGCGGGCATTCGCTGCTCGGTGTGCGCCTGGTGAGCCGGGTGCGGTCGGTGCTGGGCGTAGACCGCGGGGTGCGGGACCTGTTCCGGGCGCCGACCCCGGCCGGGCTGCTCGGCGCGCAGGACCCGGACGGCACGGCCGGCGCCATGGGGGTGCTGCTGCCGCTGAACGTCCGGGGCAGCCGCCGCCCGCTGTTCTGCGTGCATCCGGGCACCGGGGTCGGCTGGTCGTACGCGGGCCTGGCCCGCCACCTCGGGGACGACCAGCCGCTGTACGCCCTCCAGGCCCGCGCGCTGAGCGAGCCCGGTCACCGGCCGCGCACGGTCGAGGAGATGGCCGACGACTATCTGGAGCGCATCCGGCAGGTCCAGCCCTGGGGCCCGTACCGGCTGCTCGGCTGGTCCTTCGGCGGGATCGTCGCGCACACCATGGCCGTCCGGCTGCGCGCGGCCGGTCAGCGGGTCGAGCTGCTCGCGCTGATGGACGTCCACCAGACGGGGCCGGGCAGTGTCTCCGTGCTGCCGCCCGAGGAGCTGGAGTCGGCCGTGCCGCTGGGCGAGGAGGAGCTGCCGGCCGCGGTGGAGCGGGTGCGCCGCGAGGACCCGGTCCTGGGCGGGTTCAGCGTCGGCGAGATCCGGGCCGTGCTGCGCGCCTCGGAGACCCACGCGACGCTCATGTCCCGGCACGTTCCCGGGGTCGCCGACACCGGCGCGGTCTTCTTCACGGCCCGCAGGCCCGGCGAACCGGAAGGCGCGCTGGCCGCCACCTGGAATCCGTTCCTGACCGGGACGGCGGAGAACCACACCGTGGAATGCGGCCATCTCCGGATGACCGAGGAAGAACCTCTCGCACACATCGGGAAAGTCATCGCGGAGAAACTCTCCGCACTGCAGGAAGAAACCCTGCGGGAAAATGAAACGAGGAGTTATTCATGA